The following is a genomic window from Candidatus Methylomirabilota bacterium.
CACGAGCTCGGATTCTGGCGGACGTACGTCTTCTCGACGGACCACAAGATGATCGCGCGCCAGTTCCTCTTCCTGGGCCTGTTCATGATGATCATCGGGGGACTGCTGGCGCTGGTCGTCCGCTGGCAGCTGGCCTGGCCGGAAACGGCGGTGCCGGGCCTGGGCTGGCTGCTCACCGACACCGGCGGGGTGCTGGAGCCGGCCGAATACAACATGGCGTTCACCATGCACGCCACCATCATGATCTTCTTCGTGGTGATGCCGATCCTGGCCGGGGCCTTCGGCAACTTCTGCATCCCCCTGATGATCGGGGCCCGCGACATGGCCTTCCCGTTCCTCAACATGCTCTCGTTCTGGGCGGCGGCCGTGGCCGGCGTCCTCATGCTGTTCGGATTCTTCGTGGAGGGCGGGCACGCGGCCGCCGGCTGGACCTCCTACGCCCCGCTGTCGGCGGTCCCCGAGTACACGGGGACGAACTGGGGGCAGAACCTCTGGTGCATCAGCCTCTTCGTGCTCGGCGTCTCGTCGATGATGGGCTCCATCAACTACGTCACGACCATCATCAACATGCGGGCGCCCGGCATGAAGCTGTTCCGCATGCCGCTGGTGGTGTGGTCCCTGTTCATCACCGCCATCCTGCTCCTGCTGGCGCTGCCCGTCCTCACCTCGGGCGTGGCCATGCTGCTTTTCGATCGCACCCTGGGCACGAGCTGGTTCAAGCCCTCGGGCGGGGGCGAGCCCCTGCTCTGGCAGCACCTGTTCTGGTACTTCGGCCATCCCGAGGTCTACATCCTGATCCTGCCCGCCATGGGCATCGCCTCCGAGATCCTGCCCGTCTTCGCCCGCAAGCCGATCTTCGGCTACCACGCGATGGCGTTCTCCATGATCGGCATCGCGTTCCTCAGCTGGGTGGTCTACGGCCACCACATGTTCGTCAGCGGCATGAACCCGGCGCTGGGCATGTCGTTCATGGTCACCACGATGATCATCGCCGTGCCCTCGGCCATCAAGACCTTCAACTGGCTGGGCACCCTGTGGGGGGGCCGTATCCGGTTCACCGTGCCCATGCTCAACGCCCTGGCCTTCGTGTGGATGTTCGTCATCGGCGGGCTCAGCGGCATCTTCATGGCCTCCACCCCCGTGGACATCTACATCCAGGACACCTACTTCATCGTGGCTCACATCCACTACGTGGTCTTCGGGGGCTCCATCTTCGGGGCCTTCGCCGCCATCTACTACTGGTTCCCCAAGATGTTCGGCCGGCTGACCAACCCGTTGCTGGGCCATCTGCACTTCTGGGGGACCTTCGTGTTCTTCAACTTGACGTTCTTCCCCATGCACATCATCGGCGTGGGGGGCCAGATGCGGCGGATCTACAACCCGCTCCAGTACGAGTTCCTGCAGCACCAGCAGCACTGGAACGTGATCATCACCATCGGCGCCATCGGATTGGGCCTGTCCCAGATCCCGTTCGTCATCAACTTCTTCTGGTCGCTGTTCGCCGGGTCCCGGGCTCCCCACAATCCCTGGAACGCCAACACGCTGGAGTGGTCGGCGCCGTCGCCGCCGCCGCACCTGAACTGGGGGCCGACGCTGCCCACCGTGTATCGCGGCCCCTACGAGTACAGCTCCCCCGAGTCGAAGGAGGACTTCCTGCCCCAGTGGCAGCCGTCGCCGGGGCGCGTGGGGGCCGGGCGGCACTGAGCGGTGGACGTAGGAGTTCGAGCGGAACCATGACGGCCGCCCATCGGCTCGCCCTGCTCACGGGCGTGGCGACCCTGGTCCTCATCCTGGCCGGGGGCCTGGTCACCAACACGGGCTCGGCCCTCGCCGTCCCCGACTGGCCGACGACGTTCGGGCACACCATGTTCCTCTATCCCTGGTCCCAGATGGTCGGCGGCATCTTCTACGAGCACAGTCATCGGCTCGTCGGCTCGCTCGTCGGCCTGCTCACGCTGGCCCTGGCCGCGGCGCTGTGGCGGCTCGGGGGCCGCTGGCGGCTGGCCGGTGCGGTGGCGGTGATCGCGGTGGTGGTGCAGGGTGTGCTCGGCGGCCTCCGTGTGGTGCTGCTCCAGGACACCCTGGCGATCCTGCATGGCTGTCTGGCTCAGGCCTTCTTCGCGCTGGTGGCCGGGCTGGCGCTGGCCACCTCGCCCCGAGGCCGGCCGCCGATGACCTCGGTCGAGCCGGGGACCCGGACGGCGGCCTTCCTGGCGGCCGCGCTGGTGTTCGTTCAGATCGTGTTCGGCGCGCTCCTGACCCACGCCGGATGGCTGGAGATGCACCTCGTCGGCGCCCTGGCCGTCTTCGCCGTCGTGCCGATCGTGGCGGCGCGGCTGCGGCGAAGCGGCGACGCCGTCGCCGAGCCCGTGGCGGGCGGTCTGCTCGTGTTGCTGGTGGTACAGCTCGTCCTGGGTGTCGCCACGCTGGTGGCGCGGCTCGCGCCCGACGTCGTGCCGGCGCCGGCGCTCGGCCTGCTCTTGCCGGTGGCCCACCGGCTGGCCGGCAGTCTGATCCTGGCTGCCGCCGTCATGCTCACCCTGCGGGTGTGGTCGTCAGTGCGGCAGGCCTCGAACCTCACGGAAGCGGTGGGGACCGCCGCATGAGCGACGTCGCCCTTGTTCGGGCGCGGGCTTTGCCCGCGCGAGCTGGTCTGGGGGAGGCCTCGGAGGGGGCCGTCCAGGCCCCCTCCGACCAAATCGTCACCCTCGCCGCGCGCGACCGGCGCCAGGTGATGGCGGATCTGATCGCCCTCACGAAGCCCCGGGTCGTGGTCATGGTCCTGGTGACGACGCTGGTCGGCTACTATGTCGCCCTCACCGGCCCGGCCGACTGGGGGCGCGTCCTGCACCTGGTGCTCGGCACGCTACTGTCCGCGGCGGGAACCCTGGCCCTGAACCAGTACTGGGAACGGGACGTCGACGCCCGGATGGAGCGCACGCGGAGCCGACCGCTTCCCGACGGTCGACTCCAGCCGCTGGAGGCCCTCGCGTTCGGCGGAGCGATCACGCTGGCCGGGGTGGCCTACCTGGCCGCGCTCGTCAACGTGGTGGTGGCGGCGACCACCATCGCCACCGTCGTGCTCTACCTGTTCGCCTACACGCCGCTGAAGCTCCGCACGGCGCTGTGCACGGTGGTGGGTGCCGTGCCCGGTGCCCTGCCTCCGGTGAGCGGCTGGGTGGCGGCTCGGGACGAGCTCGGGCTGGGTGCGGCCTTGCTCTTCGGCATTCTCTTCCTCTGGCAGCTGCCCCACACCCTGGCCATCGCGCGGCTCTATCAGGCGGACTACGCGCGCGCCGGAGTGCGGGTGCTGCCGGTGGTCGACCGGAGCGGGACCAGCACCGAGCGGCAGATCGTCACGGCGTGTCTGGGCCTCCTGGCAGTCAGTCTTTTGCCCACGCTCGTTGGCCTGGCCGGGCCCGTCTACTTCCTGGGCGCCCTGTGCCTCGGGCTGCTGTTCTCGTGGCTGGGCGTGCTGCAGGCGCTGGAGCCGACGGCCCGGGCGGCCCGCCGGGTGCTGCTGGCCTCGCTCCTCTACCTGCCGGCCATCCTGGCGTTGCTGGCCCTGGACAAGTCATGAGCCTTCCGGCGAGGTTCACCGGGGACGAGTTGCGGGGGCGCAACCGACGGGTCGCGCGGGTGCTGCTCCTCATCATGGGCGCCCTGGCCACGGCCGCCCTCCTGGTAGGGATCCGCTGGTGAGCACCGTCCTCGAGACGCCGCCGCCTCGCCGGATCCGCCCGTCCCGGGGAGACGGCCGGCTGCCGCCGACTCTGCCGTCGACGGGGGGCGACGACGGTCGCGACGGTGACCCGTCGCCGCGGCGGATCGGGTTGGACAACGCGATCCTGGCCACCGTCTTCCTGATCGCCGCGGAGGTGATGTTCTTTGCCGGGCTGGTCTCGGCCTTCTGGGTGCTGCGCCTTGGCGCCCCGGTCTGGCCGCCGCCCCTGCAACCGCGTCTGCCGGTGGGGATCACCGGCGTGAACACGCTGGTGCTGCTCGGCTCCAGCGTGGCCGTGGTCGCCGCGATGCGGATGTTCCGTGACAGTCGGCGCCGGGCCGCGGTGCGGAGGCTGCAGCTGGCGGGAACCCTGGGTGGGCTCTTCCTGGTCGTCCAGGGGTACGAGTGGCTGCGCCTCATCGGATTCGGCCTGACGATGTCCTCCAGCACCTACGGGGCGGCCTTCTACACGCTCATCGGCGCCCACGGCGTCCACGTGCTGGCCGCCCTGAGCTGGCTCAGCGTCACGCTGCTGCTGCTGGCCCGCGGCCGGTTCGCCGATGAACACATGGCCGGGGTGCGGGCCTGCGCCCTGTACTGGCACTTCGTGGTGGCGCTGTGGCCGATCCTGTACGTCTCGGTGTATCTGTCGTGAAGCTCGCCGGCCGGGTGATCCTCGTCACGCTCATCCTGGCGCTGGCCCCGGCGATCGCGCTCGCCTGCCCGGGGTGTCTGAGCTCCGCCTACGGAGACCGGACGTTCAACTGGGCGTTCATCGGACTGTTGATCATGCCGTTCGTCGTGGCCGCCGCCATCGGCGGCATCTTCGCCTACGCTTACCTGCGCTCGCGGTCGCGGCGTGCCGGGCTGCCGGGCGACTACCAACCAGAGGAGACGACATGAGCCAGGTGGCTGTGCACTCGGCCGTCGAGCCGGCCGAGACCCCGCTCACGCCGGAGAGCTGGGGAAAGCTAGGGATGTGGATCTTCCTGGTCGGCGACGCCGTAGGCTTCGGCGTCCTGCTGGCC
Proteins encoded in this region:
- the cyoE gene encoding heme o synthase; the encoded protein is MSDVALVRARALPARAGLGEASEGAVQAPSDQIVTLAARDRRQVMADLIALTKPRVVVMVLVTTLVGYYVALTGPADWGRVLHLVLGTLLSAAGTLALNQYWERDVDARMERTRSRPLPDGRLQPLEALAFGGAITLAGVAYLAALVNVVVAATTIATVVLYLFAYTPLKLRTALCTVVGAVPGALPPVSGWVAARDELGLGAALLFGILFLWQLPHTLAIARLYQADYARAGVRVLPVVDRSGTSTERQIVTACLGLLAVSLLPTLVGLAGPVYFLGALCLGLLFSWLGVLQALEPTARAARRVLLASLLYLPAILALLALDKS
- a CDS encoding COX15/CtaA family protein, which translates into the protein MTAAHRLALLTGVATLVLILAGGLVTNTGSALAVPDWPTTFGHTMFLYPWSQMVGGIFYEHSHRLVGSLVGLLTLALAAALWRLGGRWRLAGAVAVIAVVVQGVLGGLRVVLLQDTLAILHGCLAQAFFALVAGLALATSPRGRPPMTSVEPGTRTAAFLAAALVFVQIVFGALLTHAGWLEMHLVGALAVFAVVPIVAARLRRSGDAVAEPVAGGLLVLLVVQLVLGVATLVARLAPDVVPAPALGLLLPVAHRLAGSLILAAAVMLTLRVWSSVRQASNLTEAVGTAA
- a CDS encoding cbb3-type cytochrome c oxidase subunit I is translated as MSATSVSAHGHATHVGHHELGFWRTYVFSTDHKMIARQFLFLGLFMMIIGGLLALVVRWQLAWPETAVPGLGWLLTDTGGVLEPAEYNMAFTMHATIMIFFVVMPILAGAFGNFCIPLMIGARDMAFPFLNMLSFWAAAVAGVLMLFGFFVEGGHAAAGWTSYAPLSAVPEYTGTNWGQNLWCISLFVLGVSSMMGSINYVTTIINMRAPGMKLFRMPLVVWSLFITAILLLLALPVLTSGVAMLLFDRTLGTSWFKPSGGGEPLLWQHLFWYFGHPEVYILILPAMGIASEILPVFARKPIFGYHAMAFSMIGIAFLSWVVYGHHMFVSGMNPALGMSFMVTTMIIAVPSAIKTFNWLGTLWGGRIRFTVPMLNALAFVWMFVIGGLSGIFMASTPVDIYIQDTYFIVAHIHYVVFGGSIFGAFAAIYYWFPKMFGRLTNPLLGHLHFWGTFVFFNLTFFPMHIIGVGGQMRRIYNPLQYEFLQHQQHWNVIITIGAIGLGLSQIPFVINFFWSLFAGSRAPHNPWNANTLEWSAPSPPPHLNWGPTLPTVYRGPYEYSSPESKEDFLPQWQPSPGRVGAGRH
- a CDS encoding cytochrome c oxidase subunit 3 — protein: MSTVLETPPPRRIRPSRGDGRLPPTLPSTGGDDGRDGDPSPRRIGLDNAILATVFLIAAEVMFFAGLVSAFWVLRLGAPVWPPPLQPRLPVGITGVNTLVLLGSSVAVVAAMRMFRDSRRRAAVRRLQLAGTLGGLFLVVQGYEWLRLIGFGLTMSSSTYGAAFYTLIGAHGVHVLAALSWLSVTLLLLARGRFADEHMAGVRACALYWHFVVALWPILYVSVYLS